One Denticeps clupeoides chromosome 3, fDenClu1.1, whole genome shotgun sequence DNA window includes the following coding sequences:
- the txndc11 gene encoding thioredoxin domain-containing protein 11 isoform X4 → MLRRSRVFLRQVVNLMARRPDLFCGAIVLSCLLVLAVKLTCSRAKNVVAPPRPPVRFFSPDVPVVDLFLGQLEQVDRLRAVAEVSLVFFYAPWCAHSIAGREEVQQVALRLAREVQFVAVNCWWSQGRCRRKLNFYRYPVVHLFYRSFGPIEYKGPFTAAYVERFIRKVVTPLTYLPSRAVLREFLSYHEPGVVGFFEFNSSPQPPGYTTFLSSALHALKRDFRGAVRFAVVTNKDVAAAISVHEDETVYLHRRFNSSLTFPRQERNFTSQNICSWVFEHSESILHWLSPTGAKSRSLEEELRKGPALLLFIPHNPLGAHHPLLTQIADVAERYHSCSSPSFSHFQGGDGFTLRTPDGSRPLCCNTLMLPGWRSVSRSSQSVCELCLNRSIFGSDAGLGLGVALSASGRCSGVELEAALGPYLRQLSVSGPQQLLSFSAACSNVPDAYSPFTHYSACCRSLQPGAGVPEPRPQESGQQTSKPHALTPSATGVDCSLADSITGLRCRTNKTLRFYLLDSHLHWTFAAGLGALGNGSGQVFATIVNLPDETHYVLNHQEGLKESLEHLIRNFSAPYSLLQRHLVGERDLRPPSSLIQEVTTASFLNVVMDPKTDVLLFYYTKWCGFCTALNHVVVQLARLFEGDGGFTVARVNVGSNDLPWEFMADHVPAVLFFPKHRKHLSVKYSDNAPITLPNLVRFVLKHTDQAGPGPAAGSGAWSLLEAELRQLQGEVRTLQRARERLSQQLATLWRDNRRISLHAHAVESQNAELQRQSQQLEELHRQKNLQLGDAVRRLQELADASESLLTENTLLKVLLTAMKERRAEQEEMPDDDADEMTDDELDGEQKEGKEAAS, encoded by the exons ATGCTGCGCCGGTCGCGGGTGTTTCTCCGGCAGGTGGTGAATCTGATGGCCCGGAGACCCGACCTGTTCTGCGGAGCCATCGTGCTGAGCTGCCTGCTCGTCCTAGCGGTCAAGCTCACCTGCAG CCGAGCGAAGAATGTGGTGGCCCCGCCTCGTCCCCCGGTGCGCTTCTTCTCGCCCGACGTGCCGGTGGTGGACCTGTTCCTGGGCCAGCTGGAGCAGGTGGACCGGCTGAGGGCCGTGGCCGAGGTCTCGCTGGTCTTCTTCTACGCGCCGTGGTGCGCTCACTCCATCGCTGGCCGCGAGGAGGtgcagcaggtggcgctgcggCTCGCCAGGGAG GTGCAGTTTGTGGCGGTGAACTGCTGGTGGAGTCAGGGGAGGTGCAGACGGAAGCTGAACTTCTACCGGTACCCCGTCGTCCATCTGTTCTATCGCAG TTTTGGGCCGATTGAGTACAAGGGACCCTTCACGGCGGCTTACGTGGAGCGTTTTATCAGGAAGGTGGTAACCCCCCTCACCTATCTTCCCTCCAGAGCGGTCCTCCGAGAGTTCCTGTCCTACCACGAG CCAGGTGTGGTGGGATTCTTTGAGTTTAACTCCTCCCCTCAGCCTCCTGGCTACACCACCTTTCTGTCTTCTGCACTTCACGCCCTAAAGAGAG ATTTCCGAGGGGCGGTGCGGTTTGCGGTTGTGACTAATAAAGACGTGGCAGCGGCTATCTCCGTCCACGAGGATGAAACCGTTTACCTGCACAGACGCTTCAACTCTTCTCTG ACCTTCCCACGGCAGGAGCGCAACTTCACGTCGCAGAACATCTGCAGCTGGGTGTTCGAGCACAGTGAGAGCATTCTGCACTGGCTGTCCCCCACCGGGGCCAAGAGCCGCAGCCTGGAGGAGGAGCTACGCAAGGGCCCCGCCCTACTGCTCTTCATCCCACACAACCCGCTCGGAGCCCATCACCCGCTCCTCACGCAG ATCGCCGATGTTGCCGAGCGGTACCACTCCTGCAGCAGCCCGTCATTTTCGCACTTCCAGGGTGGCGATGGCTTCACGCTTCGTACCCCAGACGGCTCTCGACCGCTGTGCTGCAACACCCTGATGCTGCCCGGCTGGAGGTCCGTCTCTCGCTCCTCTCAGAGCGTCTGTGAGCTCTGTCTCAACCGCTCCATCTTTGGCTCGGATGCGGGCCTAGGTCTTGGCGTGGCGCTGTCTGCGTCCGGTCGCTGCTCCGGGGTGGAGCTGGAGGCGGCGCTGGGTCCCTACCTCCGGCAACTCTCAGTCTCAGGACCCCAGCAGCTCCTGTCCTTCTCTGCAGCCTGCAGCAACGTCCCCGACGCCTACAGCCCCTTCACTCACTACAGTGCCTGCTGCCGCAGCCTTCAGCCTGGTGCAGGGGTTCCGGAGCCCCGCCCACAGGAATCAGGGCAGCAGACGTCCAAACCTCATGCACTTACCCCGTCTGCAACTGGAGTCGATTGTTCATTAGCCGACTCGATCACAGGACTTCGCTGTCGGACCAATAAGACGCTACGGTTCTACCTGCTGGACTCACACTTGCACTGGACATTTGCTGCTGGACTGGGAGCGCTGGGAAATGGCAGTGGACAGGTGTTCGCCACCATAGTGAACCTCCCGGACGAGACACACTACGTTCTCAACCACCAGGAAGGCCTGAAGGAGTCGTTAG AACACTTGATCCGGAACTTCAGTGCTCCTTACAGTCTGCTGCAGAGGCACCTGGTTGGTGAGCGAGATCTTCGCCCCCCGTCTTCCCTCATTCAGGAGGTGACGACCGCCTCTTTCCTCAATGTTGTGATGGACCCTAAAACG GACGTCTTGCTGTTCTACTACACCAAATGGTGCGGGTTCTGCACGGCCCTGAACCATGTCGTTGTTCAGCTGGCCAGGCTGTTTGAGGGCGACGGCGGATTCACCGTGGCCAG GGTGAACGTCGGCAGTAATGACCTGCCGTGGGAGTTCATGGCGGACCACGTCCCTGCTGTGCTCTTCTTCCCCAAACACAG GAAGCACCTGAGTGTGAAGTACTCAGACAACGCCCCCATCACCCTGCCCAACTTGGTCCGGTTTGTCCTGAAGCACACAGATCAGGCAGGGCCAGGGCCGGCGGCGGGGTCTGGGGCGTGGTCTCTGCTGGAGGCGGAGCTGCGGCAGCTGCAGGGGGAGGTGCGCACGCTGCAGCGGGCGCGGGAGCGCCTCTCACAGCAGCTGGCCACGCTGTGGCGTGACAACCGGCGCATCTCGCTGCACGCGCATGCCGTGGAGTCCCAGAATGCCGAGCTGCAGCGGCAGagccagcagctggaggagctgcaccGGCAGAAGAACCTGCAGCTCGGCGACGCCGTCCGCAGGCTGCAGGAGCTCGCTGACGCCTCCGAGAGCCTGCTGACGGAGAACACGTTGCTGAAGGTGCTGCTCACCGCCATGAAGGAGCGGCGAGCCGAGCAGGAGGAGATGCCGGACGATGATGCAGACGAGATGACGGACGATGAACTCGATGGAGAACAGAAGGAGGGCAAAGAAGCTGCTTCTTGA